Proteins from a genomic interval of Paenibacillus sp. 37:
- the cas8c gene encoding type I-C CRISPR-associated protein Cas8c/Csd1 produces the protein MSWLANLCKTYDDHADVVGQFEMKKSGKEYALIPISHTTQTAHIEVHLNEKGDIVNAKVVEKNDGSTIIPCTEASASRTSAPVPYPLFDKLAYVAGDYTQFCGEAKGTPYQDYLIQLKAWCESPFSHPRVQSVLHYVSKGTLIADLVSRGILHVDSQGKLLEKWIAGPGDQEGKKPDIFNVIASDQSGAFVRFAVNIPGEPESRLWRDASVQQSFIQFYEMSLQDKDICFVTGDYLPVADKHASRIRHSGDKSKLISANDSSGFTYRGRFRTSRDAAVVSYEASQKGHNALKWLIDRQGTTIDGKVFLVWGSTSLDMPEPQEDSFSLWEDEDDQEALAGGDTTHKDFALQIRKAIGGFRYDGEYNSKHEVTLMTLDAATPGRMSIMFYRSLDQNEYLDRITAWHESCYWIHRYRKNKNDKPVSFIGAPATKDIAFAAYGPRASDKVVKGLMERMLPCIIDQRPIPLDIVRSSIQRASNPVGMENWEWEKTLSITCALVNKKEGYGVSLNTETTDRSYLFGRMLAIADVLERSALGKEEKRATNAIRYMNAFAQRPGRTWSIIQSNLQPYQARMGTSARYYNSLLDEVGAKLQLEDFTDKPLTGLYLLGFYSQRNDLYTSRKDKEAAVALDKDDENQLNEQGDN, from the coding sequence ATGAGCTGGCTTGCTAATTTATGCAAAACGTATGATGATCATGCCGATGTCGTAGGGCAATTTGAAATGAAGAAAAGCGGCAAGGAATACGCCTTGATTCCAATCTCGCACACAACCCAGACCGCGCATATTGAAGTGCATCTGAATGAAAAAGGAGATATCGTAAATGCCAAAGTAGTAGAAAAGAATGATGGCAGCACGATTATCCCTTGCACCGAAGCTTCCGCAAGTCGAACGAGTGCGCCTGTACCGTATCCGCTTTTTGACAAGTTAGCCTATGTTGCAGGAGATTACACTCAGTTCTGCGGAGAAGCCAAAGGAACACCGTATCAAGATTATTTGATCCAACTGAAAGCTTGGTGCGAATCTCCCTTTAGTCACCCTAGAGTACAGAGTGTGCTTCACTATGTCAGCAAAGGCACACTCATCGCTGATTTAGTAAGCAGAGGCATACTTCATGTGGATAGCCAAGGTAAGCTGCTGGAGAAGTGGATCGCAGGGCCTGGCGACCAGGAAGGGAAAAAGCCTGACATCTTCAATGTCATTGCTTCGGATCAGAGTGGTGCATTTGTCCGATTTGCTGTAAATATTCCAGGAGAACCCGAATCCAGACTATGGCGGGATGCTTCGGTGCAACAATCATTTATCCAGTTCTACGAGATGAGTTTGCAGGACAAGGATATCTGTTTCGTGACTGGAGATTACCTACCAGTTGCTGATAAACATGCTTCTCGCATACGTCACTCAGGGGACAAGTCCAAGTTGATCTCCGCCAACGACTCAAGTGGATTTACGTATCGGGGACGTTTTCGTACCAGTCGTGATGCAGCAGTAGTCAGCTACGAAGCTTCACAGAAAGGCCATAACGCGCTGAAGTGGCTTATTGATCGACAAGGAACCACTATAGACGGCAAAGTTTTTCTGGTGTGGGGTAGTACAAGTCTGGATATGCCAGAACCTCAAGAAGATTCTTTTAGTTTATGGGAAGATGAAGATGATCAGGAAGCTCTTGCTGGTGGAGATACAACACATAAGGATTTTGCCTTGCAAATCAGGAAGGCGATTGGTGGCTTTCGATACGATGGGGAGTATAACTCCAAGCATGAAGTGACTTTGATGACACTGGATGCGGCCACACCAGGACGAATGTCGATTATGTTTTATCGGAGTTTAGATCAGAACGAGTATCTGGACCGGATAACAGCTTGGCATGAGAGTTGTTACTGGATACATCGCTATCGTAAAAATAAAAACGACAAACCCGTCTCGTTTATTGGAGCGCCCGCGACGAAAGACATTGCTTTTGCAGCCTATGGCCCACGAGCCAGTGACAAGGTAGTTAAAGGACTCATGGAGCGGATGCTTCCATGCATCATTGATCAACGTCCCATTCCGCTGGATATTGTTCGCAGTTCTATCCAACGTGCATCCAACCCGGTAGGCATGGAAAATTGGGAATGGGAGAAAACGCTGAGTATTACTTGCGCACTTGTTAATAAGAAGGAGGGGTACGGAGTGAGTCTGAATACCGAAACAACGGATCGTAGCTACTTATTTGGCAGAATGCTTGCCATTGCAGATGTATTAGAGAGAAGTGCTCTGGGAAAAGAGGAAAAACGAGCAACAAATGCCATTCGATATATGAACGCCTTTGCGCAACGACCAGGCAGAACTTGGAGCATTATTCAATCTAATCTCCAACCTTACCAAGCGCGAATGGGGACGAGTGCCAGATATTATAATTCGTTGCTAGATGAAGTTGGAGCCAAACTTCAATTAGAAGATTTTACAGACAAGCCACTCACGGGATTATACTTATTAGGATTTTATAGTCAGCGTAACGATTTATATACAAGTAGAAAAGATAAAGAAGCCGCGGTTGCACTTGATAAAGACGATGAAAACCAATTGAACGAACAAGGGGATAACTAA
- the cas5c gene encoding type I-C CRISPR-associated protein Cas5c: MRNQIEFEVSGKYALFTDPLTKLGGEKFSYQIPTYQALKGIVESIYWKPTLIWIIDEVRIMNPIQTESKGMRPIEYSGGNTLAYYTYLRDVRYQVKAHFEFNPHREDLVHDQNEHKHHNIAKRAVQVGGRRDIFLGTRECQGYVEPCHFGEEESFYDRIGELDFGTMLHGISYPDETGSNEREVRLWKAKMQHGVIRFIRPDECTLIRKAGEGTAKIFGSENMQSVDDLHSEWFDNEVSK, translated from the coding sequence TTGAGAAATCAAATCGAATTTGAGGTTTCGGGAAAATATGCGCTATTCACTGATCCGCTCACGAAACTTGGAGGAGAAAAATTCTCTTATCAGATTCCTACATATCAAGCTCTCAAAGGGATCGTGGAATCCATTTACTGGAAGCCGACGCTGATCTGGATTATAGACGAAGTCCGCATCATGAATCCAATTCAAACGGAATCGAAGGGCATGCGTCCGATTGAATACAGCGGGGGCAATACACTGGCCTATTACACCTATTTAAGAGATGTTCGATATCAGGTGAAGGCTCATTTTGAATTTAATCCTCATCGTGAAGATCTGGTACATGACCAGAACGAACACAAACACCACAATATCGCTAAACGAGCTGTCCAGGTTGGAGGACGAAGAGATATTTTCTTGGGAACTCGTGAATGTCAGGGCTACGTCGAACCATGCCATTTTGGTGAAGAAGAGAGCTTCTATGATCGTATAGGTGAGCTTGATTTTGGCACAATGCTACATGGAATCAGTTACCCGGATGAAACAGGAAGCAATGAGCGAGAGGTCCGCCTGTGGAAAGCGAAAATGCAGCATGGAGTGATTCGTTTTATCCGTCCGGATGAATGCACATTGATACGCAAAGCGGGAGAAGGTACAGCTAAAATATTTGGCTCAGAGAATATGCAGTCTGTTGATGATTTACACTCGGAATGGTTCGATAATGAGGTGAGTAAATGA